Proteins found in one Deltaproteobacteria bacterium genomic segment:
- a CDS encoding isoprenylcysteine carboxylmethyltransferase family protein codes for PFHLLSAVLIGAGFILLARAWLALYTAQLCRRVATHGPYARIRHPQYVGFVLIMAGFLLQWPTLVTLAMFPVLIFMYMRLALREERDALEAFGDEYRRYMLCTPRFVPRIAGRPRDAGEAQ; via the coding sequence CCGTTCCACCTCCTCTCCGCGGTCCTCATCGGGGCGGGCTTCATTCTGCTCGCGAGGGCATGGCTGGCGCTGTACACCGCTCAGCTTTGCCGGCGCGTTGCGACGCACGGGCCTTACGCCCGGATCCGGCATCCGCAATACGTCGGTTTCGTGCTGATCATGGCGGGCTTCCTGCTGCAGTGGCCGACGCTGGTCACGCTCGCGATGTTTCCGGTCCTCATTTTCATGTACATGCGCCTGGCGCTCCGGGAAGAACGCGATGCGCTGGAGGCGTTTGGAGACGAGTATCGGCGCTACATGCTTTGCACGCCGCGGTTCGTGCCGCGCATCGCAGGACGGCCGCGGGACGCGGGCGAAGCGCAGTGA